In a single window of the Deinococcus aetherius genome:
- the bshB1 gene encoding bacillithiol biosynthesis deacetylase BshB1 — protein MTAETTFGTTRPLDWLCLAPHPDDAEIGAGGTLIRLARAGRPVGVLELSRGERGTQGTPGERAAECVAAARILGLAWRGQLGLPDGELTDTPGGAHALARVLREGRPRVLVVPHHKDRHPDHSGSYHLARRALHLAALRKADLGGEPHRVSRVLLYQGNGDIAANVLVDVGAVMTDWEAAIRAHASQFAGGHVSETVTPEVVERRRARLMYWGTLARVRYAEAFESEEPLLIEPEGW, from the coding sequence ATGACGGCGGAGACGACCTTCGGCACCACGCGGCCCCTCGACTGGCTGTGCCTGGCCCCCCACCCCGACGACGCCGAGATTGGGGCGGGGGGCACCCTGATCCGGCTGGCGCGGGCAGGGCGGCCCGTCGGCGTCCTCGAACTCTCGCGCGGCGAGCGGGGCACCCAGGGAACACCGGGGGAGCGCGCGGCGGAGTGCGTGGCGGCGGCGCGGATTCTGGGGCTGGCCTGGCGGGGCCAGCTCGGTCTGCCGGACGGGGAACTCACGGACACGCCGGGGGGCGCCCACGCCCTCGCCCGCGTGCTGCGCGAGGGGCGCCCCCGCGTGCTCGTCGTGCCGCACCACAAGGACCGTCACCCGGACCATTCCGGCAGCTATCACCTCGCCCGGCGGGCGCTGCACCTCGCCGCGCTGCGCAAGGCCGACCTGGGGGGCGAGCCGCACCGCGTCTCCCGGGTGCTGCTGTACCAGGGAAACGGGGACATCGCGGCGAACGTGCTCGTGGACGTGGGGGCCGTCATGACCGACTGGGAGGCCGCCATCCGCGCGCACGCGAGCCAGTTCGCGGGGGGCCACGTCTCCGAGACGGTCACCCCGGAGGTCGTGGAGCGCCGCCGCGCCCGCCTGATGTACTGGGGCACCCTCGCCCGGGTGCGCTACGCCGAGGCCTTCGAGAGCGAGGAACCGCTCCTGATCGAGCCCGAGGGCTGGTAG
- a CDS encoding GNAT family N-acetyltransferase: MTVLVTHLRMEDPAQLRPAATFPGLTLREVRDPAVNATLYAEVGGPYAWHDRRGWTREEWAGYALAPTTRTLLGTLGEETVGYGELVRLPEGDVELRLFGLRPSFVGQGLGGALLTLVTWEAWQWGARRVVLSTCTLDHPRALPAYLARGFTALRTEAHAH, translated from the coding sequence GTGACCGTCCTCGTCACCCACCTGCGGATGGAGGACCCCGCCCAGTTGCGCCCCGCCGCGACCTTTCCCGGGCTCACCCTGCGCGAGGTGCGCGATCCCGCCGTCAACGCCACCCTGTACGCCGAGGTCGGCGGCCCCTACGCCTGGCACGACCGCCGGGGCTGGACGCGGGAGGAGTGGGCCGGGTACGCCCTCGCCCCGACCACCCGCACCCTGCTCGGCACGCTGGGAGAGGAGACGGTCGGGTACGGCGAACTCGTGCGACTGCCGGAGGGAGACGTGGAGCTGCGCCTCTTCGGCCTGCGCCCTTCCTTCGTGGGACAGGGGCTGGGCGGCGCCCTCCTCACGCTCGTCACGTGGGAGGCGTGGCAGTGGGGGGCGCGGCGGGTCGTGCTGAGCACCTGCACCCTCGACCACCCCCGGGCGCTGCCCGCCTACCTGGCGCGGGGCTTCACCGCCCTGCGGACCGAGGCGCACGCCCACTGA